In Paenibacillus sp. FSL M7-0420, a single genomic region encodes these proteins:
- a CDS encoding amino acid permease: protein MKQTSGSTGNDKKLKWWQLSLLGIAGTIGTGYFLGSGLAISMGGPAVLLVYLLAAAGTYAVFDALARMTAAQPEQGSFRSYAKQAFGSWAGFGSGWLYWFSELLIMGSQLTALSIFSRFWFPDVPMWIFAAGYALVALGIVFFGNKGFDRVENVLAVIKVAAILMFLVIAALLLAGWIGGAKFQPKVPMSYKALFPSGGIGLWSAFIFAFYAYGGIEVLGIMSYRLEKPEEVPKAGKVMLLGLASVYILSIGLAVIMVPLSAFNPKESPFVLALRSDHLAFIPHLFNGVLIIAGFSTMTASLYAITSMMLTLAQEGDAPKVFAKKWKDKYPLLALCLIAGGLTWAVIMALLLPGKVYEYITTAAGLMILYNWAFILLSSGKLLKQGVLSGVKRWSGLVLILAAVTGTLFHKLSRPGFYISLLIVALIGLSDWILQHYRSKHGQEAADKEQRTEAHTGSFHSLPGGPGFRIKGIRLRKNKI, encoded by the coding sequence ATGAAGCAGACTTCTGGATCAACGGGGAATGACAAGAAACTGAAGTGGTGGCAGCTTAGCCTGCTGGGCATAGCGGGGACGATTGGCACAGGGTATTTCCTCGGGTCGGGCCTGGCGATTTCGATGGGCGGGCCGGCGGTGCTGCTGGTGTACCTGCTGGCGGCGGCGGGAACCTATGCGGTCTTCGATGCGCTGGCGCGTATGACGGCGGCGCAGCCGGAGCAAGGCTCCTTCCGCTCCTATGCCAAGCAGGCGTTCGGCAGTTGGGCGGGGTTCGGCAGCGGCTGGTTATACTGGTTCTCAGAGCTGCTGATTATGGGCAGCCAGCTTACGGCGCTGTCGATTTTCTCGCGGTTCTGGTTCCCGGACGTACCGATGTGGATTTTTGCAGCGGGGTATGCGCTGGTCGCTCTCGGGATTGTATTCTTTGGCAACAAGGGCTTTGACCGGGTGGAGAACGTGCTGGCCGTCATCAAGGTGGCGGCTATTCTTATGTTCCTGGTGATTGCCGCCTTGCTTCTGGCAGGCTGGATTGGCGGTGCCAAATTTCAGCCGAAGGTGCCTATGAGCTATAAGGCGTTGTTCCCGTCCGGCGGCATCGGGTTATGGTCCGCCTTCATTTTCGCGTTCTATGCCTATGGCGGGATTGAGGTGCTGGGTATTATGTCTTACCGGCTTGAGAAGCCGGAGGAAGTGCCGAAGGCGGGGAAGGTGATGCTGCTGGGTCTGGCGTCTGTGTATATTCTGTCGATCGGACTTGCGGTGATTATGGTGCCGCTTAGCGCTTTTAACCCCAAGGAGAGTCCCTTTGTTCTGGCTCTGCGCAGTGATCATCTCGCGTTCATACCGCATCTGTTCAACGGGGTGCTGATTATTGCCGGCTTCTCTACGATGACTGCGTCACTGTATGCCATTACCTCGATGATGCTTACGCTGGCCCAGGAGGGGGATGCGCCTAAGGTGTTCGCGAAGAAATGGAAGGACAAGTATCCCCTGCTGGCGTTGTGCCTGATCGCGGGCGGTCTGACGTGGGCTGTAATTATGGCCTTGCTGCTGCCGGGAAAAGTGTACGAATACATCACCACCGCCGCCGGACTGATGATTCTCTATAACTGGGCGTTCATCCTGCTCTCCTCGGGCAAGCTGCTGAAGCAGGGCGTGCTTAGTGGCGTGAAGCGCTGGAGCGGACTGGTGCTGATTCTGGCTGCAGTCACCGGCACTCTGTTCCATAAGCTTAGCCGCCCGGGCTTCTATATTAGCCTCTTGATCGTAGCGCTGATTGGGCTAAGTGACTGGATACTCCAGCATTACCGCAGCAAGCATGGGCAGGAGGCAGCGGACAAGGAACAGCGTACGGAAGCGCATACAGGAAGCTTCCACTCGTTGCCGGGAGGCCCCGGCTTCCGGATCAAGGGCATCCGGCTGCGGAAGAACAAAATCTAA
- a CDS encoding thiamine pyrophosphate-binding protein, with the protein MRMRVADYITHSLYDGGGETVFLVTGGMIMHLTDALYQHGRQDYVCCHHEQAAAMAAEAYGRMTGKLGVAYVTAGPGALNTITGVTGAYVDSSPMVVVGGNSKVALAQVKGPRQFALQGFDSLDIFRQITKYAVRLENLSQVRYEVEKCIYLAKNGRVGPVYLEVPVDLQGAAFDPDDFVGFTEPPTLVPEIADAELEQVLAALKRSKRPCLLAGAGVRHGDAVEVMHAFAEAAGIPVLTSRLGMDLIDHEHPLFVGRPGTYGDRPANFTVQNCDLLLTVGCRLGIGLVGYDFADFAKNAFKIHVDIDARELNKPSVIPDIPVQGEARDFFSRLTALWDGGVSYTGWVRQTQYWKQRYPVNLPEYDDDSSGINSYRFMTHFSELAPKDGLFVVDTGSCFHVHAQAFKVKAGQRHIITGGLSTMGYTPGAIGASVAAGRREVFCVTGDGSFQMNLQELQTIRHHRLPVKFILFNNGGYLLIRHTQSNFMGGRYLGEGPESGVSFVPFERIAETFDFGYLRISQLDELDDQLNELFTRPGPMICEIMTPTDQLLIPRVSSRQLENGTMVSTAYDDMFPFLPRDEYQSNCLE; encoded by the coding sequence ATGAGAATGAGAGTAGCGGATTATATCACGCACTCTTTATATGACGGAGGCGGGGAGACCGTATTTCTGGTCACCGGGGGAATGATCATGCATCTGACCGATGCGCTCTACCAGCATGGCAGACAGGACTATGTCTGCTGCCATCATGAGCAGGCTGCCGCCATGGCGGCCGAGGCCTATGGAAGGATGACCGGCAAGCTTGGCGTCGCTTACGTGACCGCAGGTCCGGGAGCGCTGAATACCATTACAGGTGTAACCGGAGCTTATGTCGATTCTTCACCGATGGTTGTTGTCGGGGGGAATTCCAAGGTTGCGCTTGCCCAGGTGAAAGGACCACGCCAATTCGCCCTGCAAGGCTTCGATTCTCTGGATATTTTTCGCCAGATTACCAAATATGCAGTCAGGCTGGAGAACCTCTCACAGGTCCGGTATGAAGTGGAGAAATGTATCTATCTGGCCAAGAACGGCCGGGTGGGTCCCGTCTATCTGGAGGTGCCGGTGGATCTGCAGGGCGCAGCCTTTGACCCGGATGACTTTGTGGGCTTTACAGAACCTCCCACCCTGGTGCCTGAGATTGCGGATGCCGAGCTGGAGCAAGTTCTTGCTGCCCTGAAGCGCAGCAAACGGCCCTGCCTGCTGGCAGGTGCCGGTGTCCGGCATGGAGATGCGGTAGAAGTGATGCACGCATTCGCGGAAGCCGCCGGAATTCCTGTGCTGACCTCCCGTCTGGGGATGGATCTGATCGACCATGAGCATCCCCTGTTCGTAGGCCGTCCTGGTACCTACGGTGACCGCCCGGCGAACTTCACCGTGCAGAATTGTGATCTCCTGCTAACCGTAGGCTGCCGGCTTGGCATCGGGCTGGTCGGTTATGATTTCGCCGATTTCGCCAAGAATGCGTTCAAGATCCATGTGGATATTGACGCCAGGGAATTGAATAAACCATCGGTCATTCCTGACATCCCTGTGCAGGGGGAAGCCCGCGACTTCTTCAGCCGGCTCACAGCGTTGTGGGATGGAGGCGTCTCCTATACCGGGTGGGTCCGGCAGACACAATACTGGAAGCAGCGTTACCCGGTTAACTTGCCTGAATATGACGATGACAGCAGTGGCATCAATTCATACCGCTTCATGACCCACTTCTCTGAGCTTGCACCGAAGGATGGCCTGTTCGTCGTGGACACCGGCTCCTGCTTCCATGTCCATGCCCAGGCCTTCAAGGTCAAGGCCGGGCAACGGCATATCATCACGGGCGGACTATCCACGATGGGCTATACGCCCGGAGCGATAGGTGCATCGGTAGCCGCTGGCCGCAGAGAGGTCTTCTGTGTTACAGGCGACGGCTCGTTCCAGATGAACCTGCAGGAATTGCAGACCATCCGTCATCATCGGCTGCCCGTGAAGTTCATTCTGTTCAATAATGGCGGGTATCTGCTGATCCGGCATACCCAGTCCAACTTCATGGGCGGGCGTTATCTGGGGGAAGGACCGGAATCGGGTGTGAGCTTTGTTCCATTCGAGCGGATTGCCGAGACGTTTGACTTCGGCTATCTGAGAATCTCGCAGCTTGATGAACTGGATGACCAGCTTAACGAGCTGTTCACCCGCCCGGGACCTATGATCTGTGAGATCATGACGCCAACGGATCAACTGCTCATTCCCCGGGTATCCTCCCGCCAGCTTGAGAATGGAACCATGGTATCTACAGCTTACGATGATATGTTCCCTTTTCTTCCAAGAGATGAATACCAATCTAATTGCTTGGAGTGA
- a CDS encoding acetaldehyde dehydrogenase (acetylating): MRTNPLNVAILGSGNIGTDLLIKVLRSEYLSCTLFTGRNPDSRGLQLARELGVQVSDRSIDAILDNPGCCDIVIDATSATAHIRHYPLLKALGKFVIDMTPSQLGTTCIPAVNLQESLHSDNVNMITCGGQASVPLAYAIAQSQQEVSYIEVVSSIASLSAGPATRINLDEYIEATEDALRSYTGCKRAKAILNLNPAVPSIDMQTTLFAVVPEPDMETLTAAVEDMVTRIQHYVPGYQLLVPPVIENGRIVMMVKVQGLGDFLPTYAGNLDIINCAAIALAEEYARRSLIVCKGE; the protein is encoded by the coding sequence ATGCGCACGAATCCGCTGAACGTTGCCATTCTGGGAAGCGGCAATATCGGCACTGACCTGCTTATCAAAGTTCTCCGCTCCGAGTACCTGTCCTGCACCCTATTCACAGGGAGAAACCCGGATTCCAGAGGACTTCAGCTTGCCAGAGAACTTGGCGTGCAAGTATCCGACCGGAGCATTGATGCGATTCTGGACAATCCCGGTTGCTGCGACATTGTTATCGATGCTACCTCCGCAACTGCCCATATCCGCCATTATCCGTTGCTCAAGGCACTTGGCAAGTTCGTTATCGATATGACTCCTTCTCAACTCGGGACAACGTGTATCCCGGCTGTAAATCTGCAGGAGAGTCTCCATAGTGACAATGTGAATATGATTACCTGCGGCGGGCAGGCTTCCGTGCCGCTGGCCTATGCCATTGCCCAGTCCCAACAGGAAGTATCGTATATAGAAGTTGTATCCAGCATCGCCTCGCTGAGCGCAGGGCCTGCCACAAGAATCAATCTGGACGAATACATTGAAGCTACAGAAGATGCTCTGCGCAGCTATACCGGCTGCAAACGGGCTAAGGCCATTCTTAATCTGAACCCGGCCGTCCCCAGTATTGATATGCAGACCACTCTCTTCGCCGTTGTCCCAGAGCCTGATATGGAGACTCTTACGGCGGCAGTAGAGGATATGGTCACCCGAATTCAACATTATGTACCAGGCTATCAGCTACTCGTACCTCCGGTTATAGAGAACGGCAGAATCGTCATGATGGTAAAAGTCCAGGGGCTTGGCGACTTCCTTCCCACCTATGCCGGAAATCTGGATATTATCAATTGCGCGGCGATCGCCCTGGCAGAAGAATATGCCAGACGCTCGCTTATTGTGTGTAAAGGAGAATGA
- a CDS encoding glycosyltransferase produces MTNTPSLLKEAGYISNPSSVSIGRNVTVQGGYYWNILESASGSNPELTIRDGSRIETGLHVQCSHKVHIGRNVRIGPYVSLTDSVAASVRPGYPSWAQATDVLKTSGELIVGDGSIIGAHAVIDRAVRIGKFSIIEPNSVVVDHIPSFCRASGNPAVVTQVFVPELLEWVKVNSDTERESALALRTEHPLLSIVIPTYNRAHHLGNNLQSIYNQVSDEDLVEVVVSDNASTDNTQEVAYIYANLYSSFRYSCNEQNIGGDLNIAYVSTLANGSFIKLQGDDDYWLDGALIDFIGILLEHLDCALIHTLPFHLDNRVYTLEGGDLFLAHTSNNAMQISMNTMKKSVWDQIVDKSKYAYTSINQIYWFYEILILDPKFCIINRNFYLYAGIFPEGYNVGEVCIKHFLDALHHYEGRTLKSETIQEEKKKRFYNVILPLYGTIVRNSFASDVSNLEQYYTDYYANEDYYEDGLLKLREISVKRP; encoded by the coding sequence TTGACCAATACACCATCACTTCTTAAAGAGGCGGGTTACATATCGAATCCATCTAGCGTATCAATAGGCAGAAATGTAACGGTGCAGGGCGGGTATTACTGGAACATTCTTGAATCGGCTTCGGGCAGCAATCCAGAGCTTACAATCAGGGATGGAAGCCGGATAGAGACAGGTTTACATGTGCAGTGCAGCCATAAAGTCCACATCGGCCGGAACGTGAGGATTGGACCTTATGTCAGCTTGACGGACTCTGTAGCGGCTTCAGTCAGACCAGGTTATCCAAGCTGGGCACAAGCGACAGATGTTCTTAAAACCAGCGGGGAACTGATAGTGGGTGATGGAAGCATAATCGGTGCGCACGCTGTAATTGACAGAGCAGTCAGGATCGGGAAATTCAGTATTATTGAACCTAACAGTGTTGTGGTGGATCATATACCAAGCTTTTGCAGAGCCTCGGGTAATCCGGCTGTTGTTACACAAGTATTCGTTCCTGAGTTGCTTGAGTGGGTTAAAGTGAACAGTGATACGGAGAGAGAATCAGCACTTGCCCTCCGCACAGAACATCCACTGCTGTCGATCGTTATTCCAACCTACAATCGCGCACATCATCTTGGAAATAATCTGCAATCCATCTATAATCAGGTTTCGGATGAGGATTTAGTCGAAGTGGTAGTCTCCGATAATGCCTCGACAGATAATACACAGGAGGTAGCCTATATATACGCTAACCTATACTCCAGTTTTCGTTATAGCTGCAATGAACAGAATATCGGTGGCGACTTGAACATCGCTTATGTCAGTACACTGGCTAATGGCAGCTTCATTAAACTACAGGGAGACGATGATTACTGGCTGGATGGAGCGCTGATTGATTTCATCGGAATTCTTCTGGAGCATTTGGATTGTGCGCTGATTCATACGCTGCCATTTCATCTGGATAACCGGGTTTATACTTTAGAGGGCGGTGACTTATTCCTGGCTCATACGAGTAATAATGCAATGCAGATTTCCATGAATACTATGAAAAAATCCGTGTGGGATCAAATAGTGGATAAAAGCAAGTATGCTTATACAAGTATTAATCAAATCTACTGGTTCTATGAAATTCTAATTCTTGATCCTAAGTTTTGCATTATCAATCGTAATTTTTATCTTTACGCAGGAATATTTCCGGAGGGATACAACGTAGGCGAGGTATGTATTAAACATTTCCTGGATGCATTACACCATTATGAAGGCCGTACCTTGAAGAGTGAGACCATTCAAGAGGAAAAAAAGAAACGCTTCTACAATGTGATTCTACCGTTGTACGGAACAATTGTTAGAAATAGCTTTGCCAGTGATGTGTCTAACCTTGAGCAGTATTACACGGACTATTATGCGAATGAAGATTATTATGAGGATGGTCTGCTGAAGCTGCGGGAGATCTCGGTGAAGCGGCCATGA
- the dmpG gene encoding 4-hydroxy-2-oxovalerate aldolase, with protein sequence MHPLIISDPTLRDGSHAVKHQLTREHLDLYSKMAEKAGLAVLEVGHGNGLGASSLQLGESLLSDAEMLSICRDNLRHTLLSIHVIPGFATITRDLRAALELGVDIVRVASHCTEADLTKRHIEYVRGQNRTAYGVLMMSHMASAEVLGIEALKMQSYGAQAVILMDSAGAYLPRDVTSKIQHLRSILNIPIGFHAHNNLGLAIGNSLAAAEAGATILDGTARGFGAGAGNAQLEVLVAALHHSGWNTGIELYALLELAEQAEIAFAKPPKLGSMSIVSGMAGVFSGFVKPVERIAKEYHVDPKAVMVELGRRKVVAGQEDLILEAALNLSQQA encoded by the coding sequence ATGCACCCTCTTATCATTAGTGACCCTACGCTTCGTGATGGCTCTCATGCCGTAAAGCATCAGTTGACCCGGGAGCATCTGGATCTCTATTCAAAGATGGCGGAGAAGGCAGGGCTGGCTGTGCTGGAGGTAGGACATGGGAACGGCCTCGGCGCCTCGTCTCTGCAGCTTGGTGAGAGCCTGCTGTCTGATGCAGAGATGCTGTCCATCTGCAGAGACAATCTCCGGCATACGTTATTATCAATCCATGTCATTCCCGGGTTTGCAACAATTACCCGCGATCTGCGGGCGGCACTGGAACTGGGAGTTGATATCGTACGGGTTGCCTCTCATTGCACTGAGGCCGATCTGACGAAACGTCATATAGAGTATGTGCGCGGCCAGAACCGGACCGCTTACGGTGTTCTTATGATGTCTCATATGGCTTCCGCTGAAGTACTGGGGATCGAAGCTCTTAAGATGCAGAGCTACGGAGCACAGGCCGTCATTCTGATGGATTCCGCAGGAGCCTATCTGCCGCGAGATGTGACCTCGAAAATTCAACACTTGCGCAGCATCCTTAATATCCCTATTGGCTTCCATGCCCATAACAATCTCGGCCTCGCCATCGGCAATTCACTGGCTGCCGCTGAAGCAGGGGCGACCATTCTGGACGGTACTGCCCGCGGCTTCGGTGCCGGAGCCGGCAATGCCCAGTTGGAAGTGCTGGTAGCGGCACTGCACCATTCCGGCTGGAACACAGGGATTGAACTCTATGCCTTGCTTGAACTGGCTGAACAAGCGGAAATAGCCTTCGCCAAGCCCCCTAAGCTCGGCAGCATGAGTATTGTAAGCGGCATGGCCGGAGTGTTCTCCGGCTTCGTGAAGCCGGTGGAACGGATCGCTAAGGAATATCATGTCGATCCCAAGGCGGTCATGGTGGAGCTTGGACGCCGCAAGGTCGTAGCCGGACAGGAGGACCTGATTCTGGAGGCGGCCCTGAACCTGTCACAGCAGGCCTGA
- a CDS encoding glycosyltransferase family 2 protein, protein MEAEQQCLFSLCMIVKNEEAVLGRCLDSVRDLMDEIIIVDTGSTDRTVTVAGWYTEKVFAYAWDEDFAAARNYSFSQATMPYVIWMDADELLAAPEVEKLARLKQQLAHEQEGVEVICMGTRLYPQLYQASSALVPFHSVQRPRVVRRGHFRWQGRVHEELDIGASPVMNTDIYIDHRPSAVHTERNLEILKRWIAEEGKAQGRLLFQYANECFDSRDYQAAADSYEQLMREPSDCKEQRITVCLRLSECYRELGEAELRLNSLFRSFSFGLPQADICCSIAGFFEECREWDIAIYWYLQAIARQSAGPGDRPVSQACYTWLPHALVSRCFAAAGEWQQAYQHNEQALAYLPGDQVLLDKRSELKQVLDIRRNS, encoded by the coding sequence ATGGAAGCAGAACAGCAGTGTCTGTTCAGTCTGTGTATGATTGTGAAGAACGAAGAAGCTGTGTTAGGACGCTGTCTGGATTCGGTCAGGGATCTAATGGATGAGATCATTATTGTAGATACGGGATCGACTGACAGAACTGTCACTGTTGCAGGCTGGTATACAGAGAAGGTATTTGCTTATGCGTGGGATGAGGATTTCGCAGCCGCCCGCAACTATTCCTTCTCACAGGCGACGATGCCTTATGTCATCTGGATGGATGCGGATGAACTGCTGGCTGCGCCGGAAGTGGAGAAGCTGGCCCGGCTGAAACAGCAACTGGCGCATGAACAAGAGGGGGTAGAGGTCATATGTATGGGGACCCGGCTATATCCCCAGCTCTACCAAGCATCTTCCGCTCTCGTACCGTTCCATTCCGTGCAGCGTCCCCGGGTTGTCAGACGCGGGCATTTCCGCTGGCAGGGCCGGGTCCATGAGGAACTGGATATTGGTGCAAGCCCCGTCATGAATACGGACATCTATATTGACCATCGTCCATCCGCTGTCCATACGGAGCGCAACCTGGAAATCCTGAAGCGTTGGATCGCTGAGGAAGGTAAGGCTCAAGGAAGGCTGCTCTTCCAATATGCGAATGAATGTTTCGATTCCCGGGATTACCAAGCGGCTGCTGATTCCTATGAACAGTTAATGCGCGAGCCTAGTGACTGCAAGGAGCAAAGGATTACAGTATGTCTACGGCTGTCTGAATGTTACCGGGAACTGGGCGAAGCAGAGCTTAGACTGAACAGCCTCTTCCGCTCATTCAGCTTCGGATTGCCACAGGCGGATATCTGTTGCAGTATCGCCGGGTTCTTCGAGGAGTGCCGGGAATGGGACATCGCCATCTACTGGTATCTCCAGGCAATCGCCCGCCAGTCCGCCGGACCGGGAGACCGCCCCGTCTCCCAGGCTTGTTATACCTGGCTGCCTCATGCCCTGGTCAGCCGCTGCTTCGCAGCCGCGGGGGAATGGCAGCAGGCCTACCAGCATAATGAGCAGGCCTTGGCTTACCTGCCGGGGGATCAGGTCTTGCTTGACAAGCGGAGTGAATTGAAGCAGGTTCTGGATATAAGACGGAATAGCTGA